In Vibrio syngnathi, the following proteins share a genomic window:
- a CDS encoding DUF5993 family protein yields the protein MMSLLFLLLLVAMVYGFFGKKTAAYGFFAGSVILGLYWFNHHATDPLSILL from the coding sequence ATGATGTCTTTATTATTTTTGTTGTTACTTGTGGCGATGGTGTACGGGTTTTTCGGCAAGAAGACCGCCGCGTATGGCTTTTTCGCTGGCTCTGTGATCCTTGGTTTGTATTGGTTTAATCACCATGCGACTGACCCTTTGTCGATCTTATTGTAA
- a CDS encoding disulfide bond formation protein B, giving the protein MNRNQLTLLNTLGLLGMTAVLLIGFILQFVLNELPCPLCLLQRIGFVMVAFGFMLNVVYGPQPRHYGVVLIGALYGVATSLRQVSLHVIPGTPGYGSPIFGMHYYTWAFVLFAATILGVAVILMLTNKAESHELYKMSNFGRIVCLLAIAVVALNAIATFVECGPYQCPDNPVSYWLLNQGSGG; this is encoded by the coding sequence ATGAATCGAAATCAGTTAACTCTTCTGAATACGCTTGGGTTACTGGGTATGACAGCCGTTTTGTTGATCGGCTTTATTCTTCAGTTTGTCCTCAATGAACTTCCTTGCCCACTGTGTTTACTGCAACGAATTGGCTTTGTGATGGTCGCGTTTGGCTTCATGCTGAATGTGGTTTATGGGCCTCAACCTCGTCACTATGGGGTTGTGCTAATTGGCGCTTTGTATGGTGTCGCCACATCGTTAAGACAAGTTTCCCTACACGTGATTCCGGGTACTCCTGGTTACGGTAGCCCTATTTTTGGGATGCATTATTACACTTGGGCCTTTGTGTTGTTCGCTGCAACCATATTGGGTGTTGCCGTGATCTTGATGCTGACCAATAAGGCCGAGTCTCATGAACTTTACAAGATGAGTAATTTCGGGCGGATTGTTTGTCTGCTGGCTATCGCAGTGGTGGCATTGAATGCTATTGCTACGTTTGTAGAGTGCGGGCCTTATCAGTGTCCGGATAATCCGGTGAGCTATTGGTTACTTAATCAAGGTTCTGGTGGATAA
- a CDS encoding bifunctional 4-hydroxy-2-oxoglutarate aldolase/2-dehydro-3-deoxy-phosphogluconate aldolase yields the protein MPTINDQLKALKVIPVIAIDNAEDIIPLGKVLAENGLPAAEITFRSEAAVEAIRLLRQAQPDMLIGAGTILNGEQALAAKKAGATFVVSPGFNPNTVKACQEIGIDIIPGVNNPSTVEAALEMGLTTLKFFPAEASGGISMVKSLVGPYGDIRLMPTGGITSSNIDNYLAVPQVLACGGTWMVDKKLVENEEWDEIARLTREVVEQVNR from the coding sequence ATGCCTACAATTAATGACCAATTAAAAGCACTTAAAGTTATCCCTGTTATCGCGATTGATAACGCTGAAGATATTATTCCACTAGGTAAAGTCTTGGCTGAAAATGGGCTGCCTGCAGCAGAAATTACGTTCCGTTCAGAAGCCGCAGTTGAAGCTATTCGACTGCTACGACAAGCTCAACCAGACATGCTGATTGGTGCCGGAACGATTTTGAATGGTGAGCAAGCACTGGCCGCGAAAAAAGCGGGCGCAACGTTTGTGGTATCACCGGGATTCAATCCAAACACAGTTAAAGCATGCCAAGAGATCGGCATCGATATCATTCCAGGTGTGAACAATCCAAGCACCGTTGAAGCGGCATTAGAAATGGGATTAACGACACTCAAATTCTTCCCAGCAGAAGCATCAGGCGGTATCAGTATGGTTAAGTCATTAGTCGGCCCATACGGCGATATTCGGCTAATGCCTACAGGCGGCATTACGTCATCAAACATCGACAATTACTTGGCTGTACCTCAAGTATTAGCCTGCGGTGGCACTTGGATGGTAGACAAGAAGCTCGTTGAAAACGAAGAGTGGGATGAGATCGCCCGCCTAACGCGAGAGGTTGTTGAGCAGGTGAATCGCTAA